The following nucleotide sequence is from Nitrosopumilus adriaticus.
GATAACGGAGATGAAGACTATCTCTCAGGCATAGATACAGGCATTGAAGGAAAAAAAATTGGTATTATCAAAGAGATGATTGGGGAGGGAATAGATCCTGCAGTATTGTCTGCAACAAAAGAGGCCATTTCAAAACTTGAAAAACTAGGTGCAGTTTGCGAAGAAGTCTCCCTTGATATGGTGAAATATTCTGTAGCGGCATACTATACAATTACTGCAACAGAGGCAGGAAGTAATCTTGCAAGATATGATAATCTGAGATATGGTTATGATTTTTCAGTTGAAGGTTATGAGTTTAATTCTTACATTTCAAAGGCAAGAAGAAAATTTGGCCCTGAAGTTACAAGAAGAATGATTCTTGGCGGATTTGTCCCATCTGCAGGTCATGCAGGAAAATATTTTCTTAAAGCATTAAAAGTGAAAAATAAACTTACAAAAGAAGTTAATGAAGCATTTAAGAAATTTGATCTTTTGATTGCGCCAACAGTGCCCATCCTACCATTTAAGATTGGTGAAAAAATAGATGATCCTGTATCTCTATTCCTAGTGGACATTAACACGGTAACTGCAAACCTTACAGGAAAACCTGCAATATCAATTCCTTTCTCACATTCAAATGGATTGCCAATTGGAATTCAACTTCTTGCAGATTCAAATCAGGATAAATTATTACTACGTGCAGCATATGCATTAGAACAAACTGTTACTTTACCGGGGGTACCAATATGACTATGATAGGTTTGGAAATTCACTGTCAGTTGACAAACTTACAAAGTAAGTTATTTTGTTCATGTAAGGCAAACTATAGGGAGTTTGAAATTAATGAAAACATCTGCCCAATATGTATGGGGTTACCTGGCAGTTTACCTAGACTAAACAAGGAGGCAGTGAAAAAAGCTACAATTATTGCTATGGCGCTAAATTGTTCTACTCCAGAGAAAATTGCTTTTTTTAGGAAAAATTATTTTTATCCTGATCTTCCAAAAAATTTCCAAATAACACAACTCAACATTTATGGCGATACAAGTGTTGGCGGTTCTGGTTCCATAATGATTGGCGATAAAAAAATTAGAATTACTAGAATTCAATTGGAGGAGGATCCTGGAAGGCTAATTTATGAGGGAAGTTCATCAAAAAACCAAATTACATTAGTAGATTACAATCGTGCAGGAACCCCCCTGGTTGAAATTGTCACAGAGCCAGACTTTGAGACTCCCAAGGAGGTAAGAGATTTTCTAAATATTTTGTCAGACATATTAGAAAATTTGGGGGTGGCAGATCCTAGTTTAGAAGGCGCAATGCGAGCAGATGCAAATGTTTCAATTAAGGGAGGCAAAAAAGTTGAAATCAAAAATATTGGTTCTTTTCATGATTTAGAAAAAGCCGTACATTTTGAGATAACTAGACAGGAAAGTTTGAGTTCTCGGGATATTCCAATTATGCAAGAAACACGTCATTGGGATGATAGACGAAAAATTACCGTATCCTCACGTTCCAAAGAAGAAGAACTTGATTATCGCTATTTCTTGGAAGGGGATATACCTTGGGTGAAGATTGATCCTCAAATTCAACAGCAATTAAAATTAGAGATGCCTGAAAGTATAAGTTCCAAAAAAGAGAGATATGTATCAAAATACAACATACCTGCACAAGTTGCTGATGTTTTATCTTCTGACAAATTTTATTCGGATTTATTTGAAAAATCACATACGGAAAAAACTGCGAAAGAAATTGCAAATATTATCACTACAGATCTTATGGGTCTAGTTGACACAAGAGAAAAACGCGAATCATCAAAACTTACTGCAACTCATTTAAAGGAATTAGCAGAGTCTATTCAATCAGGACAAATTTCTAGAAATTCTTCAAAAAATGCATTATATGAAATTGTTAAAACTGGAAAAGAATTATCTGTAATTATTTCTGAATTAGATTTGGGAAATGTCTCTGATGCTTCAGAATTGACAGACATTATCAAGCAAATAATTTCTGAAGAGTCACAAGCAGTTGAGCAAGCAAAGAGTAATCCTCAAACGATTAATTATTTGGTGGGTAAAGTAATGCAAAAAACAAAAGGAAAAGCAGATCCTACATTAACCTTGAATTTACTGAAAAAAGAAATCGGCATCCAATGACTGAACTATCGTTAGAAGATATTGAATTTATCAAAATTCTTGCAAATTCTGATGCCTCTATACTTCAGCGAGGCATGAATGATGCTACTAAACGAAGATTAGAGCAACAAATAGGCGTGATTTTGAGAGAATATTATCTAGAAAACACCATGAATGCCGATACCAATTGGACTGAAAAATTCCAAAAAGTAGGAATTACTGAAGATGATGGAAAATCAGCAATTGCATGTGCAAGGCGTTTGGGGATAGATATATCATAAATCTAAAAATCTTTTTACACTCTTTAGGTTTCTAAAGATTGAATCTTGTCAAATTTTGAATTTATTCCAAATGAAAAACAAATCCATGAATCTAATATTTTTCAATTTATGAAAAAGCATGGGATATCCACATTAGAGGAATTATCTCAAAAGGCAAAAGAAGATTTGGAATGGTTTTGGGAGTCTGTTGATAAAGATATCGGGATAGTTTGGGATGCGCCATACACAAAAACATTAGATGTTTCAAAAGGTATCGCATGGTCAAAATGGTTTGTAAATGGTAAGACAAACATTTACAAATCTTCGGTGGAAAAATATGCAAAAATTTATCCGAAAAAAATTGCATACCATTTTGTATCAGAAGATGGTTCGACATCTGAAATTTCCTACTCTGAATTAAATTCAAAAGTGTCAAAACTTGCAAATGCTCTAAAATCATTGGGTGTAAAAAAAGGAGATGTGATTGCAATCTATCTTCCAATGATTGAAGAAGCAATCTTGGCAATTCTTGCTGCTTCTAAGATTGGGGCAATTCAAACTACAATTTTTTCAGGATACAGTTCACAGTCATTGCATGTAAGATTGCAAGACTGTAAGGCAAAAATTCTATTTATTTCAGATGGGTTTTATCGAAAAGGAAAACCTATTTCGCAAAAAGAGATTATGGAAACTGCGATAAAAAACACCAATGTTGAAAAAACAATTCTTGTCTCATACAAAGGAGTTGATTCGCATACAGAATCTGAAAATATTATCTCATTTGAAAATATTATGTCTTCTCATGATGATTTCTGTGCTACTGAAATTATGGATTCTGAAGATCCTTTATTCATTCTATATACTTCGGGAACTACGGGGAACCCTAAAGGGGTAATTCACAGTCATGGTGGGTTTTCTGTTTTTGCAGGGCATCAATCTGCATATCTCATAGATACGCATGAAAATGACGTATTATTTTGGCCTGCAGATATTGGCTGGATTACAGGTCAAGTGTGGAATGTCTATGGGCTTTTAATCATGGGGGCTAGTGCAGTAATTTACGATGGAGCACTAGATTACCCAACACCAGATAGAGTCTGGAAAATGTTATCTGACTATGATGCAACAATCTTTGGCATATCCCCTACAGCCGTACGATTATTTAAAAAAAATAATGTAGAGCCTAGAAAATTATTTTCATTAGATAAAATAAAAAACATCCCTACAACTGGTGAGCCACTCGATGAAGATTCCTGGTGGTGGTTGTTTGATAAAGTGGGTAACAAAAAAATCCCAATAATGAATTTATCTGGCGGAACTGAAATTGGCGGTGCAATGTTATCTGTTTTTCCTGGAATGAAATTAAAACCCTCTAGTGTGGGGATTCCTGTTCCAGGAATGAATTTAGATGTATTTGATGAAGATGGTAATTCTGTAAGAAATGAAAATGGGTATTTGGTCATAAAATTCCCATGGCCTGCAATGACTCGAGGATTACTAAATGATGATGCACGATATATTGAGACTTACTGGTCACGATTTGAAAATATTTGGTTTCATGGTGATTATGTCTTCGTTGATGATGATAATTTATGGTACATGCGTGGAAGAACTGATGATGTGATCAATATATCGGGACATAGAATGAGTACTGCAGAAATTGAACATACTGTAATTTCTCATGAAAAAATTTCCGATGCAGCATCTGTTGCAATTCCTGATGAAATAACTGGTGAGGCTATTGTGATCTTTTTTGTTGCAGATAATAAATCCGAGACTGATCTTGAGACAGAAATATCAAAATACATATCTGAAAAGATTGGCAAAGTTGCAAAACCTAAATTTGTTTTTCAAATGTCAGATTTACCTAAAACTAGAACCGGAAAAATAATGCGTCGTGTATTAAAATCAAAATTATTGGGGATGGATATGGGGGATTTATCGTCTCTGGAAAATCCCCAGGTATTAGACGAAATAACAAAATTAGGTTGATAAAATCTCACTCGTTGATATTTTCTATTTCACGCGCCGTATCTAAATCTGATTCAGACTAGACAAATTATTGAAATTTGTAGTTGATCAACAAGTAGAAGACATTGAGATGCCTGAGAATCTCAAATTAAACACGTTTTTGCAAGAATTTCATTCGGATTGTCCTCACCCTGAGTGCAGTTTTGGATTTTATGGTTTTGCATTTGGACAGTCACCTTTTCCAGTACCTAAATTAATTCAAGAAGCACTGGTGAAAAATTCCGACAAGGGGGCTTATGCCCCAATTTCTGGCATTCCAGAACTGCGTAATGCCATTTCAAAATACAACAAGTATTACTTTGGAATGGATGTATCCCCAGAAAGAATCCATGTTGGACCCGGTACCAAAGAATTGATCTTTAACCTGCTGGAGATTTTACATGGAACAGTAATTTTGCCAACACCTGCTTGGTTAGGCTATCTACCTCAAATCAGATTTTTGAAGAAAAATTATCATATGCTCCCAACTGGTTCAAACAAAAAAATATCTCCAAATAATTTGAGAAGACTTGCGTTAAGATTACACGATAGACAAAAGATATTGATTCTTAATAATCCAAACAATCCTACAGGTCTACTTTATGACAAATTAGAATTAGAGGAAATATCTGATGTGTGCAGGGAGCAAAACATCACAGTAATTTCAGATGAAATCTATGCACAGACAACATATGATTTTTCTAAATTTGTCAGTATGGGAAAAATTTACCCTGAAGGAACATTTGTAACAAATGGTTTATCTAAATCACACGCTGCTGGAGGTTATCGTTTAGGATATGTAGTATTTCCACAACATGCAATAGATCTTAAAACACAATTCAAAAAGATTCTTGCAACAGAATACACTGCAGTTTCAACCCCAATTCAGCATGCTGCAGTAGCAGGATTTGAAATAAGTAAAGAAATGGATGAATATTTTCAAATTACTCGAAACATCCATCAGATTATGGGCGAATATACGTACCAGGCTTTATCCTCAATTGAAGGAGTTAAAGCCACAAAACCTGATGCAACATTTTATCTTTTGGCTGATTTTAACTATTATGCAACAGATTTACAAAAAGCTAAAATTTTCACATCTCAAAAATTATCTGAATCATTAATCATCCACCCATATCACACTGCAATTGTGGGTGGCGATAGTTTGGTTTTAGAAAGAACTGACTTCAGTGCAAGAATTGCATATGTAGATTATGATGGTTCCAAAGTTTATCAGAATTATCTTGATAACACACCACAAACCGCATCTGAAAAAGAAGAATTTGTAAAAAATAATGCCCCTAAAGTTGTTGCAGGAATTGACATGATCATTCAATTTTTTGAAAACATTAAAAATACATCTTTTATTGATTCACAAAATAAAAAAAATTCTCTGATTAATACTAGCTAATTTAGTTTTGATTTTAATTTATCATACTCTTCCAAAGTGATTTCACCTTTTGCCAATCTTATTTGCAAAATCTCTTTTGGATTACTTCCAATAATTGGCTGAATCAATTTCTTTCTGATTGTATCTTTGTTAATGGAAATTTGTTTTGTATTGGTATCTACTTTTTTCTTTATTCCAATCACTGCACCAAATAGTATTCCTATGCCTGCAATTGCAAGGGAAATCTCTGCAATCTCTGAATTATCTCCTACGGGTTTAATCTCTTGAACAATAGAGGATGCTTCTGCTTCGGGGATGATTTCCTGATCAATTAATCCCTGTACTGCAGAATTGATATTTTTTTCACGGTTTACGGCCTCTTCTATAGTCAATCCTGGGTAGTTTCGGTCAAACCATGACTTGTATGCAACTTCGTTATAGTATCTATCAATATAGTATTGAGGATCTTTGTTTGTGTCAACAAAATCCGCAGTTTTTGAGGAAATTACCTTTTCTTTTACAACCTCTTCATTGATTGAATTTTGTGGCGTATTGTTGTCATAGTTTACGGCCTCTTCTATAGTCAATCCTGGGTAGTTTCGGTCAAACCATGACTTGTATGCAACTTCGTTATAGTATCTATCAATATAGTATTGAGGATCTTTGTTTGTGTCAACAAAATCGGCTGGTGTGGTTATTGAAATATCTTCTATTTGTTGAACATTGTTAATTTCTTTATTGACTTGTTTTTGATTTTCATCTTCAATGACTTGTGATTTGATAGGAATTCCATTTAATGAAACACCAAAACTAGTTGTTATGCCTTTGGTCATATTAAGAATGAATCCAGTTGCATTGTACATTCCATGTTCAGAAAAATTATCATT
It contains:
- a CDS encoding SHOCT domain-containing protein, with amino-acid sequence MIGKKLSHFTVGIFSLLIIINTTPVFGEVVNLQVNSNSFYTGDQIKFSGNVEKDSVGLVTIVIRDQNNEFVQLTQAIINHDESFEKIIKINDNFSEHGMYNATGFILNMTKGITTSFGVSLNGIPIKSQVIEDENQKQVNKEINNVQQIEDISITTPADFVDTNKDPQYYIDRYYNEVAYKSWFDRNYPGLTIEEAVNYDNNTPQNSINEEVVKEKVISSKTADFVDTNKDPQYYIDRYYNEVAYKSWFDRNYPGLTIEEAVNREKNINSAVQGLIDQEIIPEAEASSIVQEIKPVGDNSEIAEISLAIAGIGILFGAVIGIKKKVDTNTKQISINKDTIRKKLIQPIIGSNPKEILQIRLAKGEITLEEYDKLKSKLN
- a CDS encoding AMP-binding protein → MSNFEFIPNEKQIHESNIFQFMKKHGISTLEELSQKAKEDLEWFWESVDKDIGIVWDAPYTKTLDVSKGIAWSKWFVNGKTNIYKSSVEKYAKIYPKKIAYHFVSEDGSTSEISYSELNSKVSKLANALKSLGVKKGDVIAIYLPMIEEAILAILAASKIGAIQTTIFSGYSSQSLHVRLQDCKAKILFISDGFYRKGKPISQKEIMETAIKNTNVEKTILVSYKGVDSHTESENIISFENIMSSHDDFCATEIMDSEDPLFILYTSGTTGNPKGVIHSHGGFSVFAGHQSAYLIDTHENDVLFWPADIGWITGQVWNVYGLLIMGASAVIYDGALDYPTPDRVWKMLSDYDATIFGISPTAVRLFKKNNVEPRKLFSLDKIKNIPTTGEPLDEDSWWWLFDKVGNKKIPIMNLSGGTEIGGAMLSVFPGMKLKPSSVGIPVPGMNLDVFDEDGNSVRNENGYLVIKFPWPAMTRGLLNDDARYIETYWSRFENIWFHGDYVFVDDDNLWYMRGRTDDVINISGHRMSTAEIEHTVISHEKISDAASVAIPDEITGEAIVIFFVADNKSETDLETEISKYISEKIGKVAKPKFVFQMSDLPKTRTGKIMRRVLKSKLLGMDMGDLSSLENPQVLDEITKLG
- the gatA gene encoding Asp-tRNA(Asn)/Glu-tRNA(Gln) amidotransferase subunit GatA — protein: MNLKISALEYIQEVKNGNISAEDFVAKTIEQIKHIDDKLHAFLSVNDSAVDQAREIDKKIKSGNKVGDCFGMPISIKDNLCIKGNKTTCASKMLENFVAPYDATVITKLKQQDAIFVGNVNMDEFAMGLTTEFSAYGPSKNPWNTEYVPGGSSGGSAVSVSAFECVASLGSDTGGSVRNPASFCSTVGYKPTYGLISRFGLISYANSIEQIGPLTRTVKDSAFLLNLISGIDPNDNTTIDNGDEDYLSGIDTGIEGKKIGIIKEMIGEGIDPAVLSATKEAISKLEKLGAVCEEVSLDMVKYSVAAYYTITATEAGSNLARYDNLRYGYDFSVEGYEFNSYISKARRKFGPEVTRRMILGGFVPSAGHAGKYFLKALKVKNKLTKEVNEAFKKFDLLIAPTVPILPFKIGEKIDDPVSLFLVDINTVTANLTGKPAISIPFSHSNGLPIGIQLLADSNQDKLLLRAAYALEQTVTLPGVPI
- a CDS encoding pyridoxal phosphate-dependent aminotransferase, yielding MKFVVDQQVEDIEMPENLKLNTFLQEFHSDCPHPECSFGFYGFAFGQSPFPVPKLIQEALVKNSDKGAYAPISGIPELRNAISKYNKYYFGMDVSPERIHVGPGTKELIFNLLEILHGTVILPTPAWLGYLPQIRFLKKNYHMLPTGSNKKISPNNLRRLALRLHDRQKILILNNPNNPTGLLYDKLELEEISDVCREQNITVISDEIYAQTTYDFSKFVSMGKIYPEGTFVTNGLSKSHAAGGYRLGYVVFPQHAIDLKTQFKKILATEYTAVSTPIQHAAVAGFEISKEMDEYFQITRNIHQIMGEYTYQALSSIEGVKATKPDATFYLLADFNYYATDLQKAKIFTSQKLSESLIIHPYHTAIVGGDSLVLERTDFSARIAYVDYDGSKVYQNYLDNTPQTASEKEEFVKNNAPKVVAGIDMIIQFFENIKNTSFIDSQNKKNSLINTS
- the gatB gene encoding Asp-tRNA(Asn)/Glu-tRNA(Gln) amidotransferase subunit GatB, coding for MTMIGLEIHCQLTNLQSKLFCSCKANYREFEINENICPICMGLPGSLPRLNKEAVKKATIIAMALNCSTPEKIAFFRKNYFYPDLPKNFQITQLNIYGDTSVGGSGSIMIGDKKIRITRIQLEEDPGRLIYEGSSSKNQITLVDYNRAGTPLVEIVTEPDFETPKEVRDFLNILSDILENLGVADPSLEGAMRADANVSIKGGKKVEIKNIGSFHDLEKAVHFEITRQESLSSRDIPIMQETRHWDDRRKITVSSRSKEEELDYRYFLEGDIPWVKIDPQIQQQLKLEMPESISSKKERYVSKYNIPAQVADVLSSDKFYSDLFEKSHTEKTAKEIANIITTDLMGLVDTREKRESSKLTATHLKELAESIQSGQISRNSSKNALYEIVKTGKELSVIISELDLGNVSDASELTDIIKQIISEESQAVEQAKSNPQTINYLVGKVMQKTKGKADPTLTLNLLKKEIGIQ